TCGGTGACGTCTCGACTGCTAAGGAGAATCCCATCGATGATGTCGTCGCCGAGTCGATTCCGCATCGTGGCCTCGATCCAGCGCCACGAGCCGTCGGCGTGGCGGAATCGGACTTCGACAGTCTCGGATTCAGACGGGTTCGAGAGAACGGTCTCCAGCGCGTCGGCGTTTCGTTCCCGGTCCTCGGGATGGACGAACTCGAATCCCTCGTGGCCAACCACTTCGTCGGGATCGTAGCCGAGAATCCGTGTGAGGGCCGGACTGACGTAGGTTATCGTCCCGTCGGTATCGACGACTGTTGCGAGATCATCTACCTCCTCAACGAGCGTCCGATACCAGTCAGCCCCGTGTTTACTGGTTTCTCGGAGAGCCGTATCGTCTTCCATTGGTCGTACTGGGTCCAGTGCACGTGTATACATTTTGAACTCGTGCGCTATCTTCAGTGGAAGCAGCACCCTTTGTACTATATATGGGTGTAGTTACCAAGATTTTGCTGAGTACATCCTCTCATCTTGTACGCCGCTTCTGACACGGAATAGAGAGGTCAATACGATCGTGAAGGATCGAGGGCACGATCTCGACAGCGACGGCTTGTGCAGGGAATCAAAGTATTCATCGGCTATGGAGAGAATAGGTTCTCCTGATGAACCACGTTTCGACGAGCGACTTAGTCGACCAACTCGAACAGGAAAACACGAACTACTTGGAAGTACTGAGCAAGGACGCGCTGAGCGTCGAACTTGCACAGTACCCCAATCCCGAGCCAAAGACGGCCCACAAAACCGACGAACTCTACTTCATCATCTCCGGATCGGGGATGGTCCACGTTGAAGATGAGCGGTATGCTGTCGACGAGGGTGACGTAGTCTACGTGGAACAGGGAGCCGAACACGACTTTTTCGACATCGAGGACGAAATCACGGCCCTCGTCGTCTTTGCGAGTGCGGAAGACTCCGTCCTCGGCCAAGGTCTCTGAAGATCTAATCTGCTCCCGCGAACAACTGCCGAACTCAGTCTCTGCACCGGGCACACCGTTACTGTAACTGTATTCCGGTAGTTCGCCGGCCGTCTCGGCGAACCACCGGTACTGACTTACAATGACCGTACGAGGCGTAGCCATGCGACACCTCACCGCGGACGAACTGGTGACGCTCGGCGAGCGGTTCGGCATCGACGTCGACGCCGACCGGGCGGCCGACCTCACGGGGACGGTCAACGCGATGCTCGACGACCTAGACGCCCTCGACGACCTCGCCATCGTCGAAGACGC
This window of the Haloplanus rubicundus genome carries:
- a CDS encoding cupin domain-containing protein, which produces MNHVSTSDLVDQLEQENTNYLEVLSKDALSVELAQYPNPEPKTAHKTDELYFIISGSGMVHVEDERYAVDEGDVVYVEQGAEHDFFDIEDEITALVVFASAEDSVLGQGL